The Nostoc sp. 'Lobaria pulmonaria (5183) cyanobiont' DNA window CTGTCAAAGCATTATCTAAACGGCTGAATGATTTAACAGACGGTGGAAGCGCTTGTTCACTCGATGTCAGAGACGGATTGAGTTTAAAGTCAATCCGCCGCTGGTCGAGAGGACTGCTAAGTAACTCAGTGGGGTAATCTCTCAAACGGTTGGTGATACTCAAAGAGGTGAAATCACCTTGAATAGGAACGCCATTTGCAGCCACAGTTATCTCACGCCAGCCCAAGCGCTGTGGATAAAACTGATCTTCAAACTCGATTAACTGATTCGCGCCTACTAACTCCGTTATCCCCTGAAAATTACAACTCAGCCGCAGTGTAGATAATCCTCCGACACCTGGAGGAAATTCGACTGTTGATTCGATCAAAGACAGTGCTAAAGGCTGTTTATTGATTAACAGTTCCAAATGTGAATTGACTTCCTGGCATTTTTGGTTGGGGTATCGAACCGTCTCTACAGGTTCAGCTTGGCGATCGCGATTAGTATCTAAATGATTAATTTCCTGAAAAGCCGGAATCTCTGCCATATCTAGAACATAATCAATCCCTACACCATCCGGGGCTACCTGCACTCCTGCGTAGTGATTGATGGTAAAATTGCCTAAAGGATGGGCATCCGCCTTCGGCATCCAAAATAAACATATTGCGATGATTGCAGTACTCCAAGCCAAGTAATGTAGCAGCTTTTTCATAAAGAACTCCCTGTGGCGTTATTTTAGATTTTAGATTTTAAATTTTGGATTGACCCCACTGATAAACGGATAGAGCTTGAAGATTTTAAATCTGCGATTTGTCTCACCCACAAGGGTTAAGGTATGAACTTGGAATTAGCAATCAATCTAAAATTTAAAATCCCAAATCCAAAATTGCTTGACGAGCTTCATCAGCATACTTGTGATGAAATTGAGGATTGAGGCTAACAGCTTGAGTTAATCGCTTGATTGCTTCCTCACGCTTATTTAAGTGAAACGCAATCATGCCAGCATGAAATTGCAGCAAAGCATCTTCTGTTCCGAAGCGAGTTGCCCGTTGGGCTGCCCGTTGCGCTTCTTCCCATTCCCCATTAGCCGCAGCTGCCCAAGCCAAAGTATCCTCTGCATATACATCGTCTCGCACTGCTACTTCACTACGGGCAATCTGTAGAGCCTCTGTTAAATGAATTGCGTGTTCGGTGTAGTAGACTGCCAAAGCGCGATCGTAGATTCCTTTAACCTTGCTCAGGTAAGCGACTACCCCAATTAAATCTTCAGTTTCAGTTGCGCCTTTTTCGTCTCCCAGAGCCAGTTGAGCATCTGCTTTATACCCCAGCGTTTCTACCAACGGCATCAATTCTATACCCTGATTTGCGGTATTCAGAGCATCCTGCCATCGATGCTGTGCCGCATAGAGGCGGGCCAGTCCTGTAAACACAGCTATATGCCGTGGGAAGAGGTCAAAAGCTTCCCGATATCGCTGCTCAGACAGGGCAAAATCACCGGCTGCAAAAGCAAGATCCCCTGTCCGCACATGAAACCAAGCGCGAGTTTCTGCGCTCGTCGTGTAGAAAGAATCCATCTCCTGCATAGCTTCATCTAGCAGTTTTCGCGCTGAGGCTAAATTGCCAGTTAACTCTAAATAACGAGCTAAAACCGCGTTATGACCAGAGTTCGATTCTTCCTGTGCAAGGTTCTGCAAGAGTTGATGAGTTATTTCATAATCACCCAACTCCATCTGAATTGATGCCCTCAGCGAGACAATATTGGAATTGTCAACAGATGAATTATTTAACACATCTGAAGCTGACCGAAATTGATGTTGAGATAGTAAAGCTGATGCTAAGAGCATAGAAGAAACATCATTATGGCGCGGCTGTATTGCCAGGGATCTACGTGCCGCTTGTTCTGCTCGTAACACATCGTCTATATCTCCAATTTCTCGAAAGCGCCTCAAATATTGATCGGCTAACAGACGTAAAAATATTGAGGAATCGGGAGATTGGGCAACTTTCTCCTCATAGACGCTGATAATATGCGATCGCTGTAAATAATCGGGGAAGACTAAATCTGACTGCTGAACTGGTAATATCTGCCTAGAATTAACAGTCAGCAGTTGCACAAGAGAGGAATATGTGCCTAACTTACCATTGGTGTAGCCTAGACTTAGCGCTTGTGTATCACAGGGTCTTAGTAAAACCAGTAGGCTAGTCAGCACTAACACCCATAGTATTCTTAGATACATAAACTTTACAAAGGATTACCTAAATAAGGGAAGGTAGGAAGAAAGTTGGCATTATTAGGCCCAACATTATCGCTAGTCAGCCCCGGAATTTTACCTGTAGAAATGCCTGTAACTGCATCACCAAAGACAACAGATGCTGTTACATCGATTACGTCATCTTTTGGTCTTCTACCACCAAAATTTTTGCCTAACTGAGTACCAAAATAACTACCGCTAGGTTTAGAAAGGTCAGCTTGGATCACATCAGGAATCGCCACTGAGATTACTGCATCGGCTATGCCTTTAGGTCTACCGATTGCTTTCACAAAGGCTTGAATGAATTGGGACTGATTGCTAGCGTCTTTTGTTGGTGTCTGAAGATTACTATTATTATGAGCTTTAAAGTCCATAAAAAGTTCATTCAGGGCTGGAACTGCTAACCGCTCAATCTGAGCAAAATGCCCGTTTCTGAGTCTAGGAGTTTTAACACTAGTTGTGATCCAAACACCAATTTTGCCTTTACCAAGCAGTTTCCTGGGTAGTTCGGCAATAATTGAGTGGACATTGAATGGGGCTAGAGTGTCTTTTGCTTGTCCAGGTGGTCTAAAGGTAAGAACTGTGAAGGGAGGACTGGGATTAGGCTGAAGGCTATAGTTCCGATCCGGGATGATTTTGAAGAACTGTTCCAAATCGAAAAAGAACGGGTCTTTGCGTGTCCCAACAAAGAACTTCATGCCGTTATATGCGGCGAATGTTTGGTTGAGTTGCCCTGTCCAACTTACTGGAAGCAAAGCTGACTCTGTTCCTACTGTGGTTGGACGACATGGGCCGCGGACTGTGACAGTTTGCTGTGAGCCTTTACCATTTACATTTAATTGGAGTACGACATCTTCAATACTGTCGCCAGTGTTATCAATCTTGAATTGATAAAGAACGTTTGGATCGAATGGTCTTTTTTCACCAGAAACGATCAGAGGGTCGAAATCCATCACTAAGACAACATTTTTGGGGTTTGTCGGACTCTCAAACACAAACAAATCTGTGAGATCCGCAGCAGTCAGCTTAGTGGCAAGAAAAGTTGTGTCCTGGTGATCTGAAGCCAAAGCTTTAGGGGTTGCATAGGTTAGGACTACCAGCAAAATAGCGACAAATGCCACTATGGGACGAAAAAAACGAGTAGCTTTAGTCCAATATAGCGATCGCTTGATGGAAAGAAATACCATATTTTGGACTGCTTTATCTATGAGTAACCTGCCTTCAGTTGCTATAAAAGACGTGATACTCCGAGCATTTATTCTCATAGTTGCCCTTTTTGAGGTGTTTAGCCTCTACTGTTGGTGTGGAAATAGCAAGTTGATTTGGATTTCAAAAAAGACTGCGGATATTACCGAAGCGCTTCACAGCTTATTTGCTCTTACTACTCACTTTCCAGACCAAAACTTGCTCATTTCTTGCTCACCCTTATCTATATTGATTTTCTACTGAGGAATAAAAATTCTATTCTGACTTTTTGATTACTTGTGCTGATTTCCATCAATAAAGCCCTCAGAAAATCTCTGAGGGCATTGATGAATATCTATGTCACTCATCAAGTGCGGAAATGTCTTTTACCCTACCTATGCTTGGCAATTTCTTTACGCTTGTGTTTTTCAATAGGCGTTTCAAAGTGACGATGCTTTCTTATATCTAGAAAAATCCCAGCCGAAGAACGTGGAGTAATTAGGTTTTTAACGTTTCAACCACCTTATCCACGAGTTCCATTGGATCAATTGGTTTGGTAATAAAAAGTTGAAAACTTGCTTTTAAAATATGCAGTTCATTTACAATTTTGAATGTTGCCACAAACCCAAATGCTTATTTTTAGCATTAGCTTCTGCAATTAAAAATTGGGTTTTGCTCTCATAGCAATTTTGTAAAGATTCTTGGTCAACGACGGCATTACCTGACTCTACCAAAAGGAGATTTACTGACCGATTATCTGCAAACACTTCACCCGCCGGGCGACCATTTTTAACTTGTTCTGTGCTTCTAATCACGACAGGAGTTTGAGGTGGTAATAGCTGTTTTAGCCTTTGTGTTGCTGCTAAACCATAGCGCTTGTCAGTTGCTTCTGGTGCGTTAATACAGGCTAACTTGATTGTAGTTGTTTGTCCTGCATTATCTTTAACCAAAATTGTGTTTCCGTCTGCAACACCAACTACTGCACCTAGCACCAAAATTAGTTGAAGTAATTCCATCATTTTGTATGTAATATTTTATGCAAAAATAGAATTTTATTTCAGTGCTTAGGTTACTAGTACAGCACGGCGTAAATAAGCAGACCATTGAAAAGCCCTAAAGAGCTTATTTCATAATACTTTTGACTTTTGACTTTTGACTTTTGACTTCCGCCTTGCGGTACTAGTGTGATTTAGCTCACAAGTTGTAAATAAAAGTAAAAGTAATAAATATTATCATTGCAAAAACCTGGCATTTATATCAATTAAAAATTCATTTAATAACTACAGGTAATTGAACATTCACAGTAGTTCCTGTCAAGAGGTCAGAAGAGATTAACAGTTCCCCATTATGAGCATTGACGATGCGTTTGGTAATAGCAAGTCCTAGCCCAGTGCCACAAGGTTTGGTAGAGAAAAATGGCTGAAAAACTTTGGTAATAACTTCTGATGGGATTGGATCACCGCCATTATGGACATTAATGCAAACTTTATTTGTATGCGAACAATCTACTTTCAATTTAATGATATCTTCTGCTGCAACTGCTTCACAAGCATTGCGGACAATGTTGATAAATACTTGTTTAAGTTTGTCTTTATCTCCCAAAAATTTTACCGTAGGTGATGCCGGAATAAATTCAATTTGTCGTTCTTGAGCTTCTGGCATTTCACGAATACATACAAGCAATTCATAAATAAATTCATTCACGTCTAATTCACAAAGTTGCAAAACTTGAGGTTTTGCATAGAGCAAAATTTCACTCAATAGACGTTCTAGACGACTAGCTTCACTCAGTGCCAATGCTAATCGCTCTTGGGCTGATTCAGTTAAAATGGTTTTTCGGAAATATTTTAATCCCATGCTCATTGTAGTCAATGGATTACGAATTTCATGCACAATCATTGCAGCAAATTCACCAATAGCTACCAGTCGTTCCTGCTCTAAAAGCTTGGCTTGGGCTGCTTGTAATTCTGCGGTGCGTTTTTCTACCTCAGCCTCCAAAATATGATTAAATTGGCACTGCTGTTGATAGAGATGATAGTTGTTAATTGCTGTTGCAGCTCGTTCAGCAAACAATTCCACAATTTGGATGTCTTCTTTTGTAAAATCACGTGGTAGATGATTAAAAGAACAGATAGTACCAATCACTTCACTTTCAGCAGTCCGCAATGGTATTCCTAAATATGCACAATAACCTTCTGGAGCCTGTCCATACTCTGGGTGTTTTTGAGCATCTTTTACTGCCAATGATTTACCCATTTTGATAACAGTACCAGTTAGTAAACCATGTAGTGAATAAACATGTTCGCCTTCGCCCATTTCAAGGCTACTGGCTAGAACAGTTTCAAACCCCTCTTGGCAAAAGGTAACAACTGTCCAATCAACTCCAATGAGTTCGCTGACTCCGCAAGCAATGTTGTGCAAATAGCTACCCAGTTCGCCAGTTCGATAGTTCAAAGAAGACAAACGTGCTATGATTTGCCGCTCACGCTGCCAAGTTTGCTTGTGCAACAATATTTCGTCATCACTGGTTTTGCTCATGGATACCTATTGCATGGGTTTTGAAGCCTGCTTCCGCAAGTTTGGTTGGGGTAGCAGCGATTTTAATCGTTAGGTGCAAGATGTGAGTTTATAGAAAGATTCTACTAGAGACATCTGCTATTTACATACAACAAAATTATGAAATTTTACTTAACTAAATGTAAATTTATGTCCGAAAAGTATCAAGTAATAAGTTTAATGAAAGTGCGATCGCAGTGAATACACCTGTTCTTGGATCTGCAACTCCGGCGAAGTCTTTAGTCCCCTCAGCACCATCTCAGGAGTCAACTGCTATGAAGTCAGGCACTTTTGTTTCTGGAGAACATACAACGTAAGCGTTCAGTCAATATTACAACCAAAGACGGTAAATCATTTCTAGAGCTTGAACAATCGTTTAAAACCTCTGAATCAGTCCCGGATTTAGTAGTAATTTTGCACCTATAATACGATGAGATTTAAGTCGTATGATTTTAGTTACTTGACTTTCTGGAGATATTTTTAATTCTGTGTTAGCAATATTCAATGCTTTAACATAAGCTTGTATTGTAAGAGTTTTCACTCCTAACTTTCTTTGTATGCCAGAACAACAGCAGTGGACTATAACAGCAACTGAGCAACCACCAGAGTGGTTTATCCAAGCAGTAAAACAGTATACACCTGCATCAAGTGGACTGTATGCAGCGCAGTTGTTGTGGCAACGGGGTATTAAAGATCGTCAACAATTAACAGCTTTTATCAACTATAAAGCTTATCAACCAGCAAGTCCCTTTGAGTTTGGACAAGAAATGCATCTGGCGATCGCACGCTTGCAACAAGCATATAATACTAAAGAAAAAATTGCCATTTGGGGAGATTTCGATGCCGATGGGATTACCGCTACATCGGTACTTTGGGATGGATTGGGGCAGTTTTTCGCTCAAAATACTCAGTTAATTTACTATATTCCCAATCGTCTGAAAGAATCCCACGGACTTAATAATCAAGGAATTGATAACTTAGCA harbors:
- a CDS encoding GAF domain-containing sensor histidine kinase, coding for MSKTSDDEILLHKQTWQRERQIIARLSSLNYRTGELGSYLHNIACGVSELIGVDWTVVTFCQEGFETVLASSLEMGEGEHVYSLHGLLTGTVIKMGKSLAVKDAQKHPEYGQAPEGYCAYLGIPLRTAESEVIGTICSFNHLPRDFTKEDIQIVELFAERAATAINNYHLYQQQCQFNHILEAEVEKRTAELQAAQAKLLEQERLVAIGEFAAMIVHEIRNPLTTMSMGLKYFRKTILTESAQERLALALSEASRLERLLSEILLYAKPQVLQLCELDVNEFIYELLVCIREMPEAQERQIEFIPASPTVKFLGDKDKLKQVFINIVRNACEAVAAEDIIKLKVDCSHTNKVCINVHNGGDPIPSEVITKVFQPFFSTKPCGTGLGLAITKRIVNAHNGELLISSDLLTGTTVNVQLPVVIK
- a CDS encoding DUF4331 domain-containing protein, coding for MRINARSITSFIATEGRLLIDKAVQNMVFLSIKRSLYWTKATRFFRPIVAFVAILLVVLTYATPKALASDHQDTTFLATKLTAADLTDLFVFESPTNPKNVVLVMDFDPLIVSGEKRPFDPNVLYQFKIDNTGDSIEDVVLQLNVNGKGSQQTVTVRGPCRPTTVGTESALLPVSWTGQLNQTFAAYNGMKFFVGTRKDPFFFDLEQFFKIIPDRNYSLQPNPSPPFTVLTFRPPGQAKDTLAPFNVHSIIAELPRKLLGKGKIGVWITTSVKTPRLRNGHFAQIERLAVPALNELFMDFKAHNNSNLQTPTKDASNQSQFIQAFVKAIGRPKGIADAVISVAIPDVIQADLSKPSGSYFGTQLGKNFGGRRPKDDVIDVTASVVFGDAVTGISTGKIPGLTSDNVGPNNANFLPTFPYLGNPL
- a CDS encoding tetratricopeptide repeat protein; amino-acid sequence: MYLRILWVLVLTSLLVLLRPCDTQALSLGYTNGKLGTYSSLVQLLTVNSRQILPVQQSDLVFPDYLQRSHIISVYEEKVAQSPDSSIFLRLLADQYLRRFREIGDIDDVLRAEQAARRSLAIQPRHNDVSSMLLASALLSQHQFRSASDVLNNSSVDNSNIVSLRASIQMELGDYEITHQLLQNLAQEESNSGHNAVLARYLELTGNLASARKLLDEAMQEMDSFYTTSAETRAWFHVRTGDLAFAAGDFALSEQRYREAFDLFPRHIAVFTGLARLYAAQHRWQDALNTANQGIELMPLVETLGYKADAQLALGDEKGATETEDLIGVVAYLSKVKGIYDRALAVYYTEHAIHLTEALQIARSEVAVRDDVYAEDTLAWAAAANGEWEEAQRAAQRATRFGTEDALLQFHAGMIAFHLNKREEAIKRLTQAVSLNPQFHHKYADEARQAILDLGF
- a CDS encoding thermonuclease family protein, which translates into the protein MMELLQLILVLGAVVGVADGNTILVKDNAGQTTTIKLACINAPEATDKRYGLAATQRLKQLLPPQTPVVIRSTEQVKNGRPAGEVFADNRSVNLLLVESGNAVVDQESLQNCYESKTQFLIAEANAKNKHLGLWQHSKL